The Panthera tigris isolate Pti1 chromosome F3, P.tigris_Pti1_mat1.1, whole genome shotgun sequence genome includes a window with the following:
- the IGSF9 gene encoding protein turtle homolog A isoform X1, translating into MVCCLGLAVLSLVISQGADGRGKPEVGSVVGRAGDSAVLGCDLLPPAGRPPLHVIEWLRFGFLLPIFIQFGLYSPRIDPDYVGRVRLQKGASLRIEGLRAEDQGWYECRVLFLDKHSPEDDSVNGSWVHLTVNSPPQFLETPPQVLEVQELEPVTLRCVARGSPQPHVTWKLRGQDLGQGQGQVQVQNGTLWIRRVERRSSGVYTCQASSTEGSASHATQLLVLGPPVIVVPPKNSTVNASQDVSLACRAEAYPTNLTYSWFQDSVNVFHVRWGLGVGGGRRAALEESPGSASLDPCPHMPHCSRLQPRVRILVDGSLRLLAAQPDDAGRYTCVPSNGLRRPPSASAYLTVLYPARVTAMPPETPLPVGMRGVIRCPVRANPPLLFVSWTKDGQALQLDKLPGWSQGPEGSLIIALGNEDALGEYSCTPYNSLGTAGPSPVTRVLLKAPPAFLERPKEEYFQEVGRELLIPCSAQGDPPPAISWAKVGRGPQGQAQVGSNSSLILRPLTKEAHGRWECTASNAVARVAASTHVYVLGTSPHVVTNVSVVPLPKGANVSWEPGFDGGYLQRFSVWYTPLAKRPDRTHHDWVSLAVPVGAAYLLVLGLQPHIQYQFSVLAQNKLGSGPFSEIVLSAPEGLPTTPAAPSLPPTEMSPALSPPRGLVAVRTPRGVLLHWDPPELVPKTLDGYVLEGRQGSQGWEVLDRAVAGTEMQLLVPGLIKDVLYEFRLVALAGSYVSDPSNTANVSTSGLEVYPSRTQLPGLLPQPVLAGVVGGVCFLGVAVLVSVLAACLTNRRRAARRRRKRLRQDAPLIFSPPGKSAPHSAPGSGSPDSVAKLKLQGSPVPSLRQSLLWGEPAGPPSPPPDPPPSRGPLPLEPICRGPDGRFVMGPSAGTPQERSGSERAEPRTPSQHQARSYDCSSSSPSGMPQPLCIADISPVGPPPEAPPSPLSGPGPLLQYLSLPFFREMNVDGDWPPFEEPGPAPPPDYMDTRPCPTSSLLQPLDSATVSPRAALPGAVVGAGATPEPLYTALADWTLRERLLPSLLPAAPRGSLTSQSSGRGSASFLRPPSTAPSAGGSYLSPAPGDTGSWASGPERWPRREHVVTVSKRRNTSVDENYEWDSEFPGDMELLETLHLGAAGPRPRPEAEPELDVKTPEEGGLLNAARASGPEARCAVLREEFLAFRRRRDATRVRPPVYRQPVPHPEQATLL; encoded by the exons ATGGTTTGCTGCCTTGGTCTGGCCGTCCTCAGCCTGGTCATCAGCCAGGGGGCTGACG GTCGAGGGAAGCCTGAGGTGGGGTCAGTGGTGGGCCGGGCTGGCGACAGTGCGGTGCTGGGCTGTGACCTGCTGCCCCCGGCTGGCCGGCCCCCGCTACATGTCATCGAGTGGCTGCGCTTTGGATTCCTGCTCCCTATCTTCATCCAGTTCGGCCTCTACTCTCCCAGAATTGACCCCGATTACGTGG GGCGAGTCCGGCTGCAGAAGGGGGCATCTCTCCGGATTGAGGGGCTCCGAGCGGAAGACCAGGGCTGGTACGAGTGCCGAGTGCTCTTCCTGGACAAGCACAGCCCTGAGGACGACTCTGTTAACGGCTCCTGGGTGCACCTCACAGTCAATT CACCCCCTCAGTTCCTGGAGACCCCTCCCCAGGTGCTGGAAGTTCAGGAACTGGAGCCTGTGACCCTGCGTTGTGTGGCCCGTGGCAGCCCACAGCCTCATGTGACTTGGAAGCTCCGAGGACAGGATCttggccagggccagggccaggtgcAA GTGCAGAATGGGACGCTGTGGATCCGGCGGGTGGAACGCCGCAGCTCTGGGGTCTACACCTGTCAAGCCTCCAGCACCGAGGGCAGTGCCTCCCACGCCACCCAGCTGCTGGTGCTAG GCCCCCCGGTCATCGTGGTGCCCCCCAAGAACAGCACGGTCAATGCCTCCCAGGATGTTTCCTTGGCCTGCCGGGCCGAGGCGTACCCCACCAACCTCACTTATAGCTGGTTCCAGGACAGCGTCAACGTGTTCCACGTTAGGTGGGGcttgggggtgggcgggggccgGCGGGCAGCCTTGGAGGAGTCCCCCGGCTCAGCGAGCCTGGACCCCTGCCCACACATGCCACATTGCAGCCGCCTGCAGCCCCGAGTGCGGATCCTGGTAGACGGGAGCCTGCGGCTGCTGGCCGCCCAGCCGGACGATGCAGGCCGCTACACCTGCGTGCCCAGCAACGGCCTCCGGCGCCCGCCCTCGGCCTCTGCCTACCTCACTGTGCTCT ACCCAGCGCGGGTGACAGCGATGCCTCCTGAGACCCCCCTGCCCGTAGGCATGCGGGGGGTGATCCGGTGCCCGGTCCGCGCCAACCCCCCACTGCTCTTCGTCAGCTGGACCAAGGATGGGCAGGCCCTGCAGCTGGATAAG CTCCCTGGCTGGTCCCAGGGCCCCGAGGGCTCCCTGATCATCGCCCTGGGGAACGAGGATGCCCTGGGAGAATACTCCTGCACCCCCTACAACAGTCTCGGTACTGCAGGGCCCTCCCCGGTGACCCGCGTGCTGCTCAAG GCTCCCCCAGCTTTTCTAGAACGACCTAAGGAAGAATATTTCCAAGAAGTAGGGCGGGAGCTACTCATCCCCTGCTCTGCCCAGGGAGACCCCCCTCCTGCTATCTCTTGGGCCAAG GTGGGCCGGGGGCCGCAGGGCCAGGCCCAGGTGGGCAGCAACAGTAGCCTCATCCTGCGACCGCTGACCAAGGAGGCCCATGGGCGCTGGGAGTGCACCGCTAGCAATGCTGTGGCCCGAGTGGCCGCCTCCACACATGTCTACGTGCTGG GCACCAGCCCACACGTTGTCACCAATGTGTCCGTGGTGCCTTTGCCCAAGGGTGCCAATGTCTCCTGGGAGCCCGGCTTTGATGGTGGCTATCTGCAGAGATTCAGTGTCTGGTATACCCCACT GGCCAAGCGTCCTGACCGAACCCACCATGACTGGGTGTCGCTGGCAGTGCCTGTGGGGGCTGCTTACCTCCTGGTGCTGGGGCTGCAGCCCCATATCCAGTACCAGTTCAGCGTTCTAGCTCAGAACAAGCTGGGGAGTGGGCCCTTCAGTGAGATCGTCTTGTCTGCCCCCGAGG GGCTTCCCACCACGCCAGCTGCCCCCAGTCTTCCGCCCACTGAGATGTCACCTGCCCTGTCACCTCCCCGAGGCCTGGTGGCAGTGAGGACACCCCGGGGGGTGCTCCTGCATTGGGATCCCCCAGAACTGGTCCCTAAAACACTGGATGGCTATGTCCTGGAGGGGCGGCAAGGCTCCCAGGGCTGGGAGGTGCTAGACCGGGCCGTGGCAGGCACAGAAATGCAGTTGCTGGTACCTGGACTCATCAAG gacgtTCTGTACGAGTTCCGCCTCGTGGCCCTCGCAGGCAGCTATGTCAGCGATCCGAGCAACACGGCCAACGTGTCCACTTCCG GCCTGGAGGTGTACCCCTCCCGCACGCAGCTGCCAGGCCTCCTGCCCCAGCCGGTCCTGGCCGGCGTGGTGGGCGGGGTCTGCTTCCTGGGCGTGGCTGTCCTCGTGAGCGTCCTGGCCGCCTGCCTGACCAACCGGCGCAGGGCAGCCCGCCGCCGCCGCAAGCGCCTCCGCCAAG ATGCGCCTCTTATCTTCTCCCCGCCCGGGAAGTCAGCTCCGCA ctctgctccGGGTTCGGGCAGTCCCGACAGCGTGGCAAAGCTGAAGCTCCAGGGCTCCCCAGTTCCCAGCCTGCGCCAGAGTCTGCTCTGGGGGGAGCCCGCtggtccccccagcccccctccggATCCTCCACCTAGCCGGGGCCCCTTACCCCTGGAGCCCATTTGCCGGGGACCAGACGGCCGCTTTGTGATGGGACCCAGCGCCGGGACCCCCCAGGAAAGGTCAGGCTCTGAGCGAGCTGAACCTCGGACCCCATCCCAGCACCAGGCCAGGTCCTATgactgcagcagcagcagccccagtGGGATGCCCCAGCCCCTCTGCATTGCAGACATCAGCCCTGTGGGGCCCCCTCCCGAGGCCCCGCCCAGTCCTCTGTCTGGTCCAGGACCCCTGCTTCAGTACCTGAGCCTGCCCTTCTTCCGGGAGATGAATGTGGACGGGGACTGGCCCCCTTTCGAGGAGCCCGGGCCTGCTCCACCCCCAGATTACATGGATACCCGGCCCTGCCCCACCTCATCTCTCCTTCAGCCCCTGGACTCCGCCACCGTGTCCCCCAGGGCAGCGCTTCCTGGGGCTGTGGTCGGGGCCGGGGCCACCCCAGAGCCCCTGTACACGGCACTGGCCGACTGGACACTGAGGGAACGGCTGCTGCCAAGCCTTCTCCCTGCCGCCCCTCGGGGTAGCCTCACCAGCCAGAGCAGCGGGCGGGGCAGCGCCTCGTTCCTTCGGCCCCCCTCCACAGCCCCCTCTGCGGGAGGCAGCTACCTCAGCCCTGCTCCGGGAGACACCGGCAGCTGGGCCAGTGGCCCTGAGAGGTGGCCCCGAAGGGAACACGTGGTGACAGTCAGCAAGAG GAGGAACACATCTGTGGATGAAAACTATGAGTGGGACTCAGAATTCCCTGGGGACATGGAATTGCTGGAGACTCTGCACCTGGGCGCGGCTGGCCCTCGACCCCGACCTGAAGCTGAGCCAGAGCTAG ATGTGAAGACTCCAGAGGAGGGTGGCCTCTTGAATGCTGCCCGTGCTTCTGGCCCCGAGGCCCGCTGTGCTGTCCTCCGGGAGGAATTCCTAGCTTTCCGTCGCCGCCGCGATGCCACTAGGGTCCGGCCACCGGTCTATAGACAGCCAGTGCCCCACCCCGAACAGGCCACTCTGCTGTGA
- the IGSF9 gene encoding protein turtle homolog A isoform X2 gives MVCCLGLAVLSLVISQGADGRGKPEVGSVVGRAGDSAVLGCDLLPPAGRPPLHVIEWLRFGFLLPIFIQFGLYSPRIDPDYVGRVRLQKGASLRIEGLRAEDQGWYECRVLFLDKHSPEDDSVNGSWVHLTVNSPPQFLETPPQVLEVQELEPVTLRCVARGSPQPHVTWKLRGQDLGQGQGQVQVQNGTLWIRRVERRSSGVYTCQASSTEGSASHATQLLVLGPPVIVVPPKNSTVNASQDVSLACRAEAYPTNLTYSWFQDSVNVFHVRWGLGVGGGRRAALEESPGSASLDPCPHMPHCSRLQPRVRILVDGSLRLLAAQPDDAGRYTCVPSNGLRRPPSASAYLTVLYPARVTAMPPETPLPVGMRGVIRCPVRANPPLLFVSWTKDGQALQLDKLPGWSQGPEGSLIIALGNEDALGEYSCTPYNSLGTAGPSPVTRVLLKAPPAFLERPKEEYFQEVGRELLIPCSAQGDPPPAISWAKVGRGPQGQAQVGSNSSLILRPLTKEAHGRWECTASNAVARVAASTHVYVLGTSPHVVTNVSVVPLPKGANVSWEPGFDGGYLQRFSVWYTPLAKRPDRTHHDWVSLAVPVGAAYLLVLGLQPHIQYQFSVLAQNKLGSGPFSEIVLSAPEAAPSLPPTEMSPALSPPRGLVAVRTPRGVLLHWDPPELVPKTLDGYVLEGRQGSQGWEVLDRAVAGTEMQLLVPGLIKDVLYEFRLVALAGSYVSDPSNTANVSTSGLEVYPSRTQLPGLLPQPVLAGVVGGVCFLGVAVLVSVLAACLTNRRRAARRRRKRLRQDAPLIFSPPGKSAPHSAPGSGSPDSVAKLKLQGSPVPSLRQSLLWGEPAGPPSPPPDPPPSRGPLPLEPICRGPDGRFVMGPSAGTPQERSGSERAEPRTPSQHQARSYDCSSSSPSGMPQPLCIADISPVGPPPEAPPSPLSGPGPLLQYLSLPFFREMNVDGDWPPFEEPGPAPPPDYMDTRPCPTSSLLQPLDSATVSPRAALPGAVVGAGATPEPLYTALADWTLRERLLPSLLPAAPRGSLTSQSSGRGSASFLRPPSTAPSAGGSYLSPAPGDTGSWASGPERWPRREHVVTVSKRRNTSVDENYEWDSEFPGDMELLETLHLGAAGPRPRPEAEPELDVKTPEEGGLLNAARASGPEARCAVLREEFLAFRRRRDATRVRPPVYRQPVPHPEQATLL, from the exons ATGGTTTGCTGCCTTGGTCTGGCCGTCCTCAGCCTGGTCATCAGCCAGGGGGCTGACG GTCGAGGGAAGCCTGAGGTGGGGTCAGTGGTGGGCCGGGCTGGCGACAGTGCGGTGCTGGGCTGTGACCTGCTGCCCCCGGCTGGCCGGCCCCCGCTACATGTCATCGAGTGGCTGCGCTTTGGATTCCTGCTCCCTATCTTCATCCAGTTCGGCCTCTACTCTCCCAGAATTGACCCCGATTACGTGG GGCGAGTCCGGCTGCAGAAGGGGGCATCTCTCCGGATTGAGGGGCTCCGAGCGGAAGACCAGGGCTGGTACGAGTGCCGAGTGCTCTTCCTGGACAAGCACAGCCCTGAGGACGACTCTGTTAACGGCTCCTGGGTGCACCTCACAGTCAATT CACCCCCTCAGTTCCTGGAGACCCCTCCCCAGGTGCTGGAAGTTCAGGAACTGGAGCCTGTGACCCTGCGTTGTGTGGCCCGTGGCAGCCCACAGCCTCATGTGACTTGGAAGCTCCGAGGACAGGATCttggccagggccagggccaggtgcAA GTGCAGAATGGGACGCTGTGGATCCGGCGGGTGGAACGCCGCAGCTCTGGGGTCTACACCTGTCAAGCCTCCAGCACCGAGGGCAGTGCCTCCCACGCCACCCAGCTGCTGGTGCTAG GCCCCCCGGTCATCGTGGTGCCCCCCAAGAACAGCACGGTCAATGCCTCCCAGGATGTTTCCTTGGCCTGCCGGGCCGAGGCGTACCCCACCAACCTCACTTATAGCTGGTTCCAGGACAGCGTCAACGTGTTCCACGTTAGGTGGGGcttgggggtgggcgggggccgGCGGGCAGCCTTGGAGGAGTCCCCCGGCTCAGCGAGCCTGGACCCCTGCCCACACATGCCACATTGCAGCCGCCTGCAGCCCCGAGTGCGGATCCTGGTAGACGGGAGCCTGCGGCTGCTGGCCGCCCAGCCGGACGATGCAGGCCGCTACACCTGCGTGCCCAGCAACGGCCTCCGGCGCCCGCCCTCGGCCTCTGCCTACCTCACTGTGCTCT ACCCAGCGCGGGTGACAGCGATGCCTCCTGAGACCCCCCTGCCCGTAGGCATGCGGGGGGTGATCCGGTGCCCGGTCCGCGCCAACCCCCCACTGCTCTTCGTCAGCTGGACCAAGGATGGGCAGGCCCTGCAGCTGGATAAG CTCCCTGGCTGGTCCCAGGGCCCCGAGGGCTCCCTGATCATCGCCCTGGGGAACGAGGATGCCCTGGGAGAATACTCCTGCACCCCCTACAACAGTCTCGGTACTGCAGGGCCCTCCCCGGTGACCCGCGTGCTGCTCAAG GCTCCCCCAGCTTTTCTAGAACGACCTAAGGAAGAATATTTCCAAGAAGTAGGGCGGGAGCTACTCATCCCCTGCTCTGCCCAGGGAGACCCCCCTCCTGCTATCTCTTGGGCCAAG GTGGGCCGGGGGCCGCAGGGCCAGGCCCAGGTGGGCAGCAACAGTAGCCTCATCCTGCGACCGCTGACCAAGGAGGCCCATGGGCGCTGGGAGTGCACCGCTAGCAATGCTGTGGCCCGAGTGGCCGCCTCCACACATGTCTACGTGCTGG GCACCAGCCCACACGTTGTCACCAATGTGTCCGTGGTGCCTTTGCCCAAGGGTGCCAATGTCTCCTGGGAGCCCGGCTTTGATGGTGGCTATCTGCAGAGATTCAGTGTCTGGTATACCCCACT GGCCAAGCGTCCTGACCGAACCCACCATGACTGGGTGTCGCTGGCAGTGCCTGTGGGGGCTGCTTACCTCCTGGTGCTGGGGCTGCAGCCCCATATCCAGTACCAGTTCAGCGTTCTAGCTCAGAACAAGCTGGGGAGTGGGCCCTTCAGTGAGATCGTCTTGTCTGCCCCCGAGG CTGCCCCCAGTCTTCCGCCCACTGAGATGTCACCTGCCCTGTCACCTCCCCGAGGCCTGGTGGCAGTGAGGACACCCCGGGGGGTGCTCCTGCATTGGGATCCCCCAGAACTGGTCCCTAAAACACTGGATGGCTATGTCCTGGAGGGGCGGCAAGGCTCCCAGGGCTGGGAGGTGCTAGACCGGGCCGTGGCAGGCACAGAAATGCAGTTGCTGGTACCTGGACTCATCAAG gacgtTCTGTACGAGTTCCGCCTCGTGGCCCTCGCAGGCAGCTATGTCAGCGATCCGAGCAACACGGCCAACGTGTCCACTTCCG GCCTGGAGGTGTACCCCTCCCGCACGCAGCTGCCAGGCCTCCTGCCCCAGCCGGTCCTGGCCGGCGTGGTGGGCGGGGTCTGCTTCCTGGGCGTGGCTGTCCTCGTGAGCGTCCTGGCCGCCTGCCTGACCAACCGGCGCAGGGCAGCCCGCCGCCGCCGCAAGCGCCTCCGCCAAG ATGCGCCTCTTATCTTCTCCCCGCCCGGGAAGTCAGCTCCGCA ctctgctccGGGTTCGGGCAGTCCCGACAGCGTGGCAAAGCTGAAGCTCCAGGGCTCCCCAGTTCCCAGCCTGCGCCAGAGTCTGCTCTGGGGGGAGCCCGCtggtccccccagcccccctccggATCCTCCACCTAGCCGGGGCCCCTTACCCCTGGAGCCCATTTGCCGGGGACCAGACGGCCGCTTTGTGATGGGACCCAGCGCCGGGACCCCCCAGGAAAGGTCAGGCTCTGAGCGAGCTGAACCTCGGACCCCATCCCAGCACCAGGCCAGGTCCTATgactgcagcagcagcagccccagtGGGATGCCCCAGCCCCTCTGCATTGCAGACATCAGCCCTGTGGGGCCCCCTCCCGAGGCCCCGCCCAGTCCTCTGTCTGGTCCAGGACCCCTGCTTCAGTACCTGAGCCTGCCCTTCTTCCGGGAGATGAATGTGGACGGGGACTGGCCCCCTTTCGAGGAGCCCGGGCCTGCTCCACCCCCAGATTACATGGATACCCGGCCCTGCCCCACCTCATCTCTCCTTCAGCCCCTGGACTCCGCCACCGTGTCCCCCAGGGCAGCGCTTCCTGGGGCTGTGGTCGGGGCCGGGGCCACCCCAGAGCCCCTGTACACGGCACTGGCCGACTGGACACTGAGGGAACGGCTGCTGCCAAGCCTTCTCCCTGCCGCCCCTCGGGGTAGCCTCACCAGCCAGAGCAGCGGGCGGGGCAGCGCCTCGTTCCTTCGGCCCCCCTCCACAGCCCCCTCTGCGGGAGGCAGCTACCTCAGCCCTGCTCCGGGAGACACCGGCAGCTGGGCCAGTGGCCCTGAGAGGTGGCCCCGAAGGGAACACGTGGTGACAGTCAGCAAGAG GAGGAACACATCTGTGGATGAAAACTATGAGTGGGACTCAGAATTCCCTGGGGACATGGAATTGCTGGAGACTCTGCACCTGGGCGCGGCTGGCCCTCGACCCCGACCTGAAGCTGAGCCAGAGCTAG ATGTGAAGACTCCAGAGGAGGGTGGCCTCTTGAATGCTGCCCGTGCTTCTGGCCCCGAGGCCCGCTGTGCTGTCCTCCGGGAGGAATTCCTAGCTTTCCGTCGCCGCCGCGATGCCACTAGGGTCCGGCCACCGGTCTATAGACAGCCAGTGCCCCACCCCGAACAGGCCACTCTGCTGTGA
- the IGSF9 gene encoding protein turtle homolog A isoform X3: MVCCLGLAVLSLVISQGADGRGKPEVGSVVGRAGDSAVLGCDLLPPAGRPPLHVIEWLRFGFLLPIFIQFGLYSPRIDPDYVGRVRLQKGASLRIEGLRAEDQGWYECRVLFLDKHSPEDDSVNGSWVHLTVNSPPQFLETPPQVLEVQELEPVTLRCVARGSPQPHVTWKLRGQDLGQGQGQVQVQNGTLWIRRVERRSSGVYTCQASSTEGSASHATQLLVLGPPVIVVPPKNSTVNASQDVSLACRAEAYPTNLTYSWFQDSVNVFHVSRLQPRVRILVDGSLRLLAAQPDDAGRYTCVPSNGLRRPPSASAYLTVLYPARVTAMPPETPLPVGMRGVIRCPVRANPPLLFVSWTKDGQALQLDKLPGWSQGPEGSLIIALGNEDALGEYSCTPYNSLGTAGPSPVTRVLLKAPPAFLERPKEEYFQEVGRELLIPCSAQGDPPPAISWAKVGRGPQGQAQVGSNSSLILRPLTKEAHGRWECTASNAVARVAASTHVYVLGTSPHVVTNVSVVPLPKGANVSWEPGFDGGYLQRFSVWYTPLAKRPDRTHHDWVSLAVPVGAAYLLVLGLQPHIQYQFSVLAQNKLGSGPFSEIVLSAPEGLPTTPAAPSLPPTEMSPALSPPRGLVAVRTPRGVLLHWDPPELVPKTLDGYVLEGRQGSQGWEVLDRAVAGTEMQLLVPGLIKDVLYEFRLVALAGSYVSDPSNTANVSTSGLEVYPSRTQLPGLLPQPVLAGVVGGVCFLGVAVLVSVLAACLTNRRRAARRRRKRLRQDAPLIFSPPGKSAPHSAPGSGSPDSVAKLKLQGSPVPSLRQSLLWGEPAGPPSPPPDPPPSRGPLPLEPICRGPDGRFVMGPSAGTPQERSGSERAEPRTPSQHQARSYDCSSSSPSGMPQPLCIADISPVGPPPEAPPSPLSGPGPLLQYLSLPFFREMNVDGDWPPFEEPGPAPPPDYMDTRPCPTSSLLQPLDSATVSPRAALPGAVVGAGATPEPLYTALADWTLRERLLPSLLPAAPRGSLTSQSSGRGSASFLRPPSTAPSAGGSYLSPAPGDTGSWASGPERWPRREHVVTVSKRRNTSVDENYEWDSEFPGDMELLETLHLGAAGPRPRPEAEPELDVKTPEEGGLLNAARASGPEARCAVLREEFLAFRRRRDATRVRPPVYRQPVPHPEQATLL; the protein is encoded by the exons ATGGTTTGCTGCCTTGGTCTGGCCGTCCTCAGCCTGGTCATCAGCCAGGGGGCTGACG GTCGAGGGAAGCCTGAGGTGGGGTCAGTGGTGGGCCGGGCTGGCGACAGTGCGGTGCTGGGCTGTGACCTGCTGCCCCCGGCTGGCCGGCCCCCGCTACATGTCATCGAGTGGCTGCGCTTTGGATTCCTGCTCCCTATCTTCATCCAGTTCGGCCTCTACTCTCCCAGAATTGACCCCGATTACGTGG GGCGAGTCCGGCTGCAGAAGGGGGCATCTCTCCGGATTGAGGGGCTCCGAGCGGAAGACCAGGGCTGGTACGAGTGCCGAGTGCTCTTCCTGGACAAGCACAGCCCTGAGGACGACTCTGTTAACGGCTCCTGGGTGCACCTCACAGTCAATT CACCCCCTCAGTTCCTGGAGACCCCTCCCCAGGTGCTGGAAGTTCAGGAACTGGAGCCTGTGACCCTGCGTTGTGTGGCCCGTGGCAGCCCACAGCCTCATGTGACTTGGAAGCTCCGAGGACAGGATCttggccagggccagggccaggtgcAA GTGCAGAATGGGACGCTGTGGATCCGGCGGGTGGAACGCCGCAGCTCTGGGGTCTACACCTGTCAAGCCTCCAGCACCGAGGGCAGTGCCTCCCACGCCACCCAGCTGCTGGTGCTAG GCCCCCCGGTCATCGTGGTGCCCCCCAAGAACAGCACGGTCAATGCCTCCCAGGATGTTTCCTTGGCCTGCCGGGCCGAGGCGTACCCCACCAACCTCACTTATAGCTGGTTCCAGGACAGCGTCAACGTGTTCCACGTTAG CCGCCTGCAGCCCCGAGTGCGGATCCTGGTAGACGGGAGCCTGCGGCTGCTGGCCGCCCAGCCGGACGATGCAGGCCGCTACACCTGCGTGCCCAGCAACGGCCTCCGGCGCCCGCCCTCGGCCTCTGCCTACCTCACTGTGCTCT ACCCAGCGCGGGTGACAGCGATGCCTCCTGAGACCCCCCTGCCCGTAGGCATGCGGGGGGTGATCCGGTGCCCGGTCCGCGCCAACCCCCCACTGCTCTTCGTCAGCTGGACCAAGGATGGGCAGGCCCTGCAGCTGGATAAG CTCCCTGGCTGGTCCCAGGGCCCCGAGGGCTCCCTGATCATCGCCCTGGGGAACGAGGATGCCCTGGGAGAATACTCCTGCACCCCCTACAACAGTCTCGGTACTGCAGGGCCCTCCCCGGTGACCCGCGTGCTGCTCAAG GCTCCCCCAGCTTTTCTAGAACGACCTAAGGAAGAATATTTCCAAGAAGTAGGGCGGGAGCTACTCATCCCCTGCTCTGCCCAGGGAGACCCCCCTCCTGCTATCTCTTGGGCCAAG GTGGGCCGGGGGCCGCAGGGCCAGGCCCAGGTGGGCAGCAACAGTAGCCTCATCCTGCGACCGCTGACCAAGGAGGCCCATGGGCGCTGGGAGTGCACCGCTAGCAATGCTGTGGCCCGAGTGGCCGCCTCCACACATGTCTACGTGCTGG GCACCAGCCCACACGTTGTCACCAATGTGTCCGTGGTGCCTTTGCCCAAGGGTGCCAATGTCTCCTGGGAGCCCGGCTTTGATGGTGGCTATCTGCAGAGATTCAGTGTCTGGTATACCCCACT GGCCAAGCGTCCTGACCGAACCCACCATGACTGGGTGTCGCTGGCAGTGCCTGTGGGGGCTGCTTACCTCCTGGTGCTGGGGCTGCAGCCCCATATCCAGTACCAGTTCAGCGTTCTAGCTCAGAACAAGCTGGGGAGTGGGCCCTTCAGTGAGATCGTCTTGTCTGCCCCCGAGG GGCTTCCCACCACGCCAGCTGCCCCCAGTCTTCCGCCCACTGAGATGTCACCTGCCCTGTCACCTCCCCGAGGCCTGGTGGCAGTGAGGACACCCCGGGGGGTGCTCCTGCATTGGGATCCCCCAGAACTGGTCCCTAAAACACTGGATGGCTATGTCCTGGAGGGGCGGCAAGGCTCCCAGGGCTGGGAGGTGCTAGACCGGGCCGTGGCAGGCACAGAAATGCAGTTGCTGGTACCTGGACTCATCAAG gacgtTCTGTACGAGTTCCGCCTCGTGGCCCTCGCAGGCAGCTATGTCAGCGATCCGAGCAACACGGCCAACGTGTCCACTTCCG GCCTGGAGGTGTACCCCTCCCGCACGCAGCTGCCAGGCCTCCTGCCCCAGCCGGTCCTGGCCGGCGTGGTGGGCGGGGTCTGCTTCCTGGGCGTGGCTGTCCTCGTGAGCGTCCTGGCCGCCTGCCTGACCAACCGGCGCAGGGCAGCCCGCCGCCGCCGCAAGCGCCTCCGCCAAG ATGCGCCTCTTATCTTCTCCCCGCCCGGGAAGTCAGCTCCGCA ctctgctccGGGTTCGGGCAGTCCCGACAGCGTGGCAAAGCTGAAGCTCCAGGGCTCCCCAGTTCCCAGCCTGCGCCAGAGTCTGCTCTGGGGGGAGCCCGCtggtccccccagcccccctccggATCCTCCACCTAGCCGGGGCCCCTTACCCCTGGAGCCCATTTGCCGGGGACCAGACGGCCGCTTTGTGATGGGACCCAGCGCCGGGACCCCCCAGGAAAGGTCAGGCTCTGAGCGAGCTGAACCTCGGACCCCATCCCAGCACCAGGCCAGGTCCTATgactgcagcagcagcagccccagtGGGATGCCCCAGCCCCTCTGCATTGCAGACATCAGCCCTGTGGGGCCCCCTCCCGAGGCCCCGCCCAGTCCTCTGTCTGGTCCAGGACCCCTGCTTCAGTACCTGAGCCTGCCCTTCTTCCGGGAGATGAATGTGGACGGGGACTGGCCCCCTTTCGAGGAGCCCGGGCCTGCTCCACCCCCAGATTACATGGATACCCGGCCCTGCCCCACCTCATCTCTCCTTCAGCCCCTGGACTCCGCCACCGTGTCCCCCAGGGCAGCGCTTCCTGGGGCTGTGGTCGGGGCCGGGGCCACCCCAGAGCCCCTGTACACGGCACTGGCCGACTGGACACTGAGGGAACGGCTGCTGCCAAGCCTTCTCCCTGCCGCCCCTCGGGGTAGCCTCACCAGCCAGAGCAGCGGGCGGGGCAGCGCCTCGTTCCTTCGGCCCCCCTCCACAGCCCCCTCTGCGGGAGGCAGCTACCTCAGCCCTGCTCCGGGAGACACCGGCAGCTGGGCCAGTGGCCCTGAGAGGTGGCCCCGAAGGGAACACGTGGTGACAGTCAGCAAGAG GAGGAACACATCTGTGGATGAAAACTATGAGTGGGACTCAGAATTCCCTGGGGACATGGAATTGCTGGAGACTCTGCACCTGGGCGCGGCTGGCCCTCGACCCCGACCTGAAGCTGAGCCAGAGCTAG ATGTGAAGACTCCAGAGGAGGGTGGCCTCTTGAATGCTGCCCGTGCTTCTGGCCCCGAGGCCCGCTGTGCTGTCCTCCGGGAGGAATTCCTAGCTTTCCGTCGCCGCCGCGATGCCACTAGGGTCCGGCCACCGGTCTATAGACAGCCAGTGCCCCACCCCGAACAGGCCACTCTGCTGTGA